A window of Streptomyces sp. Je 1-332 genomic DNA:
CACCGGATGCACGGGCCCCTCGACGGGGATGCCCTTGCCGAACGTCCCCGACTCGAGATCGAGGGTGTGGAGCACCGGATTGCGCACCTCGATGTTCGCGACCTGGGCGGCCGGCGCGCACATCGCGTACATCCGCTGCCCCGCCGGGACCGGCGTGCACTCCGAGCCCGCGGGCACCGGCGTCGACCAGAGCATGCGCCCGCTGTGCGCGTCCCTGGCCTCGACCCGCTTACGGCCCGGCTCGACCGACAGGACCGTGGAGCCGGAGACGACCGCGTCCTGCGACCGCCCGGTGTAGATCTGGGACTGCCCGCTGATCGGGCGGGACCACAGTTCCTTGCTGGTCCGTGCGTCAAGGGCCACCAGCTGGACCGGCTTCCCGGATGACGCCACGTCGTCCGGGATGCGGTAGCCGAGAACGGTGTCGTGCGTGACCCCCGCGATGTGCATGCCCTGCATGGGCACACCGGGGCTCTTCACCTTCCAGATCTCCTTGCCGTCGGAGATCCGCAGCCGGGTCGCGACGACCCCGCCGCCCCCGCAGAACAACGCGTCCCCGCGCGGCACGCACCGCACCTCGTCCGGGATGCCCTTGTCGTTGGGCACGGTCGTGCGCCACGGCCGGTAGCCGTCGGGCAGGGGCGCCTCGGCGGCGGCGACCGTGCGGTCCTCGCCGTCCTCGCCGCTCTCCCCGGCGGACGAGTCGGAGGAGCCGAGCTGGAGGGCCGCGATCCCACCGCCGAGGGCGGCCACGGCGACGGCGGCGGCCAGCGCGGAACGCCAACGGCGGCGCGGTCGCGGGCTGTTGGAGGGTCCGCCCACGGTCCCGCCCCCCAGCGAGGACCCCTGATGGTGCTGCGTATCGACGTCCCGAGTGCGACTGCCCCGCACTCCCGCCGCGTCCCCCATCTCGGTCGGCAGGTCCCGCAGCCGCTCAAGAAGCTGGTCGGCCGAGGGGCGCGCGTCGGGGTCCTTGTCGAGGCACGGTTCGACCACCGCCCGCAGGACGGTGGGCACGGCGTCCAACTCCGGCGCTTCATGGACCACTTGATAGGCCGTCATATAGGGGCTGTCCGCGTCGAACGGCCCCTGCCCCGTCGCCGCGTACACCAGCAACGTGCCCAGCGAGAAGACGTCGGACCGCGGCCCGACACCGCGCGGCGCCTGCAACTGCTCCGGCGACATGAACGGCGGCGTACCGATGACCCGCCCCGTCATCGTCAGCGTCTGCTGGTCCGCGGCGCGCGAGATGCCGAAGTCGATGACGCGTGGCCCCTCGGGCGAGAGCACCACGTTCGAGGGCTTCAGGTCACGGTGCACGACTCCCACGCGGTGGATGTCACGCAGCGCCTCCGTCAGACCGATGGCCAGCGTGCGCAGTTCCGCGCCGGCCAACGGGCCCTTCTTGGCGATCTGCTGGGCGAGCGTGTGCCCCTCTATATAGGCCGTCGCCATCCACGGGTGCTCGGCCTCCGGATCGGCGTCGACCACGGCCGCGGTGAACGCGCCGCTCACCCGCCGCGCCGCCGCCACCTCCTGCCGGAAGCGGATGCGGAACTCCTCGTCCCCCGCGAACTGCTGGTGGATCAGCTTGATCGCCACGGGCCGACCCGACGCCGTACGCGCCAGATAGACCGTGCCCATGCCGCCCGAGCCGAGGCGTGCCTCTAGCGGGTAGCCGCCGATCTCGGCTGGATCACCTCCGCGGAGCGACACTCTCCCCGACCTCCCGTCCCGCGTGCACCGGTTCTCGCATGGGCCCGTTCACTAGTCCTGCCCCACAAACTAGCCGCCGAGTGGTACGGCAGGGCAAGGCGGGGGACGAATAGGGCGCGCCTGCCCTGCGCCGCCGCGCCGCGGCCGTCCCGGGCGATACTCGAGGGGTGAGCGCAGATTCCAGCACCCCCGCGACCCCCGCGACCTCCCCGTCCGCCGCGACGGCCCCCGGCCCGCAGCCCGAGCCCCTCCGCTTCTTCGGCACGACCTGGGTCGCCCACGACAACGGCTACGGCGCGCGCCGCGCGGGTGTCGCGGTGGGATCACTTGTCGCCGCGGCGGCCGGCTGCTTCGTACTGCGTTTCGCGTACGAGGGGATGGCGATCGCGGACGTGGGCTCGTTCGTGAACTTCCTCGTCCTCATCATGTTCTCGATCTGCAGCGCGATCGCCTTCCGCCGCACATGGGAGGGCTTCACCCGCCGCCACGACCCGGCATCCCAGTCGTCGATGCGCGGCCTCATGACGATCGGCTTCGTGGGCGTCTTCCTGGCGTACTTCTTCCGCAGCCTCACCGAGGCCCCCGGCGAACAACTCCACCGCGAGGAATGCGAAACGGCCCGCGAACAGTACAAAAACCGCACATCCCGCCGCACGGGCAACCCTTCCCGCAAGAAGGAGACCCGCTGACCCCGGCCAGCCCGACGCGCTCCCGGCCCAGACGCAACCAAGCCCCACCCGACCCGCCCGCTCACCTCGCCAGCCGTTACTCCTTCGCGGTGCTCGGCCGGTCGTACGCAACCTCCGCCCCTCTCAGTAGCAGCGGCCCCGGCCGGGGAAGCGCGGTCGCCCCTCGACCTTGACGCCCCGGGCTTCCGAGGCGCAATAATCATCACATGGTGAATATCGAGGAGACGCCCGCCATCGAAGCGAGGGATCTGACCGTCGTCCGAGGCCCCCGCACAGTCCTCCGCGGCCTGGACTTCACCGTCCCGAAAGGGCAGATCACCGGCCTCCTGGGCCCCTCGGGCTGCGGCAAATCCACCCTCATGCGCGCGACAGTCGGCACCCAGGCCAAGGTCACCGGCACCTTGAAGGTCCTCGACCAGCCGGCCGGCGCCCCCGCCCTCCGCTCCCGCATCGGCTACGTCACCCAGAACCCTGCCGTCTACGACGACCTCACCGTCCGCCAGAACCTGGACTACTTCGCCGCCGTCCTCGACCCCGGCCGAGGCCCCGCCGCCCACCGCCGGCACGAGCACGTCACCCGGGCCATCGAAGACGTCGACCTGACCACCCACGCCGACGCCCTCGCGGGCAACCTCTCCGGCGGCCAGCGCAGCCGCGTCTCCCTGGCGGTGGCACTCCTCGGCACCCCCGAACTCCTCGTGCTCGACGAACCCACCGTCGGCCTCGACCCCGTACTCCGCCGCGACCTGTGGAACCTCTTCCACGCCATCGCCGCCGACCGGGGCACCACGATCCTCGTCTCCTCACACGTCATGGACGAGGCCGAACGCTGCCACCGCCTCCTCCTGATGCGCGAAGGCGAACTCCTCGCCGACGACACCCCTCAGGCCCTGCGCACCCGCACCGCCTCCGACACCGTCGAAGCAGCCTTCCTCCACCTGGTCGACGAGGCAGCCGGCACCCAGAAAACCCCCCACACCATCACCCCCACCGGAGGCACCGCCCCCGCCGGAAGCACCGCCCCCACCAGGAGCAGCCGATGAACACCTACCGCACCCTCGCCACCGCGGCCCGTGTCCTGCGACAGCTCCGCCACGACCCCCGCTCCATCGCGCTGATGCTGATCGTCCCCTGCGTGATGCTGCTCCTCCTGCGCTACGTGTTCGACGGCAGCCCGCAGACCTTCGACTCCATCGGCGCCTCACTCCTCGGCATCTTCCCCCTCATCACGATGTTCCTGGTGACCTCCATCGCCACCCTCCGCGAACGCACCTCAGGCACCCTCGAACGCCTCCTCGCCATGCCCCTGGCCAAGGGCGACCTCATCGCGGGCTACGCCCTGGCCTTCGGTTTCCTCGCCGTCATCCAGTCCCTCCTCGCCACCGGCCTCGCCCTGTGGGCCCTCGGTCTCGACGTCACCGGCTCCGCCTGGCTGCTGCTCCTCGTCGCCCTCCTCGACGCCCTCCTCGGCACGGCGCTCGGCCTGTTCGTCTCCGCCTTCGCGGCATCCGAGTTCCAGGCCGTCCAGTTCATGCCGGCCGTGATCTTCCCCCAGCTCATCCTCTGCGGCCTGTTCACCCCGCGCGCCACAATGCAGCCGGTCCTCGAAGCGATCTCGAACGTCCTCCCCATGTCGTACGCCGTGGACGGCATGAACGAAGTCCTCCGCCACCCCTCCGTCACCGGCGACTTCGTGCGCGACGCCGTCGTCGTCGCGGGCTGCGCCGTACTCGTCCTCGCCCTGGGCGCCGCCACCCTCCGTCGCCGCACGGCCTGACCCACCAATGCGAGGATGACCGGGAGAGAACGACCCGCTGTCCCGCACCTGGAGGGTGACCCACACATGCCCCAGCCCGTCGCAGTCCTCGGCACCGGCAAGATCGGCGAAGCCCTCCTCAGCGGAATGATCAGGGCCGGCTGGGCC
This region includes:
- a CDS encoding ABC transporter ATP-binding protein, with translation MVNIEETPAIEARDLTVVRGPRTVLRGLDFTVPKGQITGLLGPSGCGKSTLMRATVGTQAKVTGTLKVLDQPAGAPALRSRIGYVTQNPAVYDDLTVRQNLDYFAAVLDPGRGPAAHRRHEHVTRAIEDVDLTTHADALAGNLSGGQRSRVSLAVALLGTPELLVLDEPTVGLDPVLRRDLWNLFHAIAADRGTTILVSSHVMDEAERCHRLLLMREGELLADDTPQALRTRTASDTVEAAFLHLVDEAAGTQKTPHTITPTGGTAPAGSTAPTRSSR
- a CDS encoding EamA/RhaT family transporter, producing MSADSSTPATPATSPSAATAPGPQPEPLRFFGTTWVAHDNGYGARRAGVAVGSLVAAAAGCFVLRFAYEGMAIADVGSFVNFLVLIMFSICSAIAFRRTWEGFTRRHDPASQSSMRGLMTIGFVGVFLAYFFRSLTEAPGEQLHREECETAREQYKNRTSRRTGNPSRKKETR
- a CDS encoding PQQ-binding-like beta-propeller repeat protein, translated to MSLRGGDPAEIGGYPLEARLGSGGMGTVYLARTASGRPVAIKLIHQQFAGDEEFRIRFRQEVAAARRVSGAFTAAVVDADPEAEHPWMATAYIEGHTLAQQIAKKGPLAGAELRTLAIGLTEALRDIHRVGVVHRDLKPSNVVLSPEGPRVIDFGISRAADQQTLTMTGRVIGTPPFMSPEQLQAPRGVGPRSDVFSLGTLLVYAATGQGPFDADSPYMTAYQVVHEAPELDAVPTVLRAVVEPCLDKDPDARPSADQLLERLRDLPTEMGDAAGVRGSRTRDVDTQHHQGSSLGGGTVGGPSNSPRPRRRWRSALAAAVAVAALGGGIAALQLGSSDSSAGESGEDGEDRTVAAAEAPLPDGYRPWRTTVPNDKGIPDEVRCVPRGDALFCGGGGVVATRLRISDGKEIWKVKSPGVPMQGMHIAGVTHDTVLGYRIPDDVASSGKPVQLVALDARTSKELWSRPISGQSQIYTGRSQDAVVSGSTVLSVEPGRKRVEARDAHSGRMLWSTPVPAGSECTPVPAGQRMYAMCAPAAQVANIEVRNPVLHTLDLESGTFGKGIPVEGPVHPVGGAGGGLVLLHQRLKGPEFLGYDKVLRVDPGSGRVSTRPLRTTYNATSGTADGTVYFAEPTGRISAVDPVTGKQKWSRQTGVEGASGPTASGGVLYFSSPSGRVVALSPRGKVLWSTDPRAEGLGGEVNASPRVAVSGRVVFVAAAKNTVFSFDATKPPESG
- a CDS encoding ABC transporter permease, whose translation is MNTYRTLATAARVLRQLRHDPRSIALMLIVPCVMLLLLRYVFDGSPQTFDSIGASLLGIFPLITMFLVTSIATLRERTSGTLERLLAMPLAKGDLIAGYALAFGFLAVIQSLLATGLALWALGLDVTGSAWLLLLVALLDALLGTALGLFVSAFAASEFQAVQFMPAVIFPQLILCGLFTPRATMQPVLEAISNVLPMSYAVDGMNEVLRHPSVTGDFVRDAVVVAGCAVLVLALGAATLRRRTA